From Armatimonadota bacterium:
AGGCCCGGATGACACCGATGCGCCGGGGTGCGTGGGCCTGGCGACGCTGCGCGCGGATGGCTTCGCGTCGCTCGACGCCAGTTTCGACGGCGGCGAGGTCATCACCACGCGCTGGCTCATTGACGGCGGCAAGCTGGTGCTGAATGCCAAGTGCGACTACGGAGAGATTCGCGTCGAGCTCCTCGACGAGGCCGACCAGCCGCTGCCGGGATACTCGCTGGCGGAGTGCGTGCCGGTGCGCGGCGACGGAATCGCCCTGCCGGTCTCGTGGAAGCACCGCCCCGACCTGTCCGGCGCCGCCGGGCGCACGGTGAGGCTGCGGCTGCGCCTGACGAACGCGCGGCTCTACTCCTATCGCTGCGCGGGGTGAGGCGGAGTGGGGGACGCCGACCTATTCCCCGGTTTCCCCTGCGCGGCGGCACTGCGAGGGCCTGCCCTCTGCAGGTGCGCAACACGGGTTGTGACCGGCGCTTTGCTCCGTGCCTGGTCATGCATCAATCGCGCCCCCTCCCGCGCGGTCGCCTCCGCGCCCGCTCATGCCGCCAGCACCCGCACGCGGCGGCCCTCCACGCGCAGCCGCCCTTCGGCGAAGAGCTGGATCGCCTCGGAGTAGGCCGCGTGCTCCTGCTCGAGCACGCGCGCGGACAAAGTCTCTGGCGTGTCGTCGTCGAGCACCGGCACGCAGCGCTGGATGATGATGGGGCCGGCGTCCACCTCCTTGGTCACGAAATGAACGGTGCACCCGCTGACTTTCACGCCGGCCTCCAGCGCCGCCTGGTGCACGCGCAGCCCGTGCATGCCTTTGCCGCAGAAGGCGGGGATGAGGCTGGGGTGGATGTTCATGATGCGCCCGGCGAAAGCATCCACCAATTCATCGCTGGTGATGCGCATGTAGCCCGCCAGCGCTGCCAGCTCCACGCCGTGGTCGCGCAGCTTCCCGATGACCGCGCGGTCGAAAGCGGCGCGGTCGGCGAAGTCGCGCGGGTTGATGAAGGCCGCCGGTATGCCGGCCATACGCGCGCGCTCCAGGGCGAACGCCTCCTTCACATTGCTGATAACGACCGCGACCACCGCCTCGAGGCGGCCGTCCGCGGCGCGGTCAATGATCGCCTGGAGATTGGTGCCGCCGCCCGACGCGAGCACGCCGACTTTGAGCTTGTCTGGCATGGTTGCTCCTTCAGCCCCTCTCCGGGTGGGGACGCGACTGTGGCATATTATAGCCCCCCGTAAGCGTGGTCGC
This genomic window contains:
- the purN gene encoding phosphoribosylglycinamide formyltransferase — its product is MPDKLKVGVLASGGGTNLQAIIDRAADGRLEAVVAVVISNVKEAFALERARMAGIPAAFINPRDFADRAAFDRAVIGKLRDHGVELAALAGYMRITSDELVDAFAGRIMNIHPSLIPAFCGKGMHGLRVHQAALEAGVKVSGCTVHFVTKEVDAGPIIIQRCVPVLDDDTPETLSARVLEQEHAAYSEAIQLFAEGRLRVEGRRVRVLAA